DNA from Helicobacter pylori:
CTTTTAATCTAGGTGCGAATAGTGGGAATAGCTTCACTTCTTGGTATCCTAATGGGCATACTAATGTTACTTTTAGCGCTGGGATTATCAATGTGAATAACAGCGTGGAAGTGGGCAATCGTGTGGGATCGGGAGCTGGCACGCACACCGGTACAGCCACTTTAAACTTGAACGCTAATAAGGTCAATATCAATTCCAATATCAACGCGTATAAAACTTCGCAAGTGAATATAGGCAACGCTAACAGCGCCATTACCATTAATTCGGTTTCTTTAAGTGGGGATACTTGCAGTTCTTTAGCTAAAATTGGCAGTGGGGCTAATTGCTCCACTTCTGGGCCTAGCTATTCTTTTAAAGGGACGACTAACGCTACTAACACGACTTTTAGTAACGCAAGCGGTAGTTTCACTTTTGAAGAAAACGCCACTTTTAGCGGGGCGAAATGGAATGGGGGGGTATTCACTTTCAATAAAGAGTTTAACGCTACTAATAATACCGCCTTTAGTAGTGGTAGCTTCACTTTTAAAGGCACAAGCTCTTTTAATGGTGCTTCGTTTAGTAACGCTTCCTATACTTTTGACAATCAAGCCACCTTTCAAAACAGCTCCTTTAATGGGGGGACTTTTACTTTTAACAACCAAAGTAATCCAACTAACAGCGCTCAGCACCCCCAAATTCTGTTTGAAAACAGCTCTTTTAGCGGCAGCGCTACCACTCTTAAGGGTTCTGTAATTTTCCAGCAAGCCTTTAACAATTCAAACCAGCAACTAACAATCCAAAACGCTTCGTTTGATAACGCCACTTTTAACAATACCGGTAAAATCACTATAGAAAAAGATGCGAGCTTTAATAACACTTCGTTCAACACTTCTGTTGATACAAACAACATGACCATTAGTGGTGGCGTTACTTTAAGCGGTAAGAATGATTTGAAAAATGGCTCAACCCTTGATTTTGGGAGTTCTAAAATCACTCTCGCTCAAGGGGCGACTTTTAACCTTACAAGTTTAGGGAGTGAAAAGAGCGTAACGATTTTAAATTCTAGCGGTGGGATCACTTATAATCATCTTTTAAACCATGCGCTCAATAGCCTAACAAACGCCTTAAAAACAACTGAAAGCCCTTCAAAGCCGCAAAGTTTCGCTCAAGGCTTGTGGGATATGATCACTTATGATGGGGTTACCGGACAGCTTTTGAGCGAAAACGCTACGACACCTAAACCCGCTGACTCTTCGCCCTCTGCACCCACTAAAGACTCCCCACAAGTCTATCAAGTGGGCTATAAAATAGGGGATACTATCTACAAACTGCAAGAAACTTTCAGCCACAATTCCATTATTATCCAGGCTTTAGAGAGCGGGACTTACACGCCACCCCCTGTCATTAGCGGCTCCAAATTTGACTTATCCGCTTCAAATTATATCAATTCTGACATGCCTTGGTATGATCATAAATATTACATCCCCAAATCCCAAAATTTTACAGAGAGCGGGACTTATTACTTGCCGAGCGTTCAAATATGGGGGAGCTACACTAACTCGTTTAAACAGACCTTTAGTGCGAGTGGTAGCAATCTGGTGATTGGGTATAACGCAACATGGACTGGAAATAGCGTTTCTTCTAGCGGCACGGTGTCTTTTGGGGACACTTCAGGGAGCGCTCTTAATGGGCATTGCGGGCCTTGGCCCTATTACCAATGCACAGGCACAACTAATGGTGTTTATAGCGCTTATCATGTGTATATCACAGCGAATCTGCGTTCTGGCAATCGTATAGGCACCGGTGGGGCAGCCAATCTGGTCTTTAATGGGGTAGATAGTATCAATATCGCTAACGCTACTATCACGCAACATAACGCCGGGATTTATTCAAGCTCCATGACTTTTTCCACGCAAAACATGGATAGTTCGCAGAATTTGAATGGTCTAAACGCTAATGGCAAACTTTCCGTGTATGGCGCAACTTTCACTAACCAAGCCAAAGACGGGAAATTCATTTTCAATGCGGGGCAAGCGACTTTTGAAAACACCAACTTTAATGGAGGAAGTTACCAATTCAGCGGCGATAGCTTGAATTTTTCAAATAACAACCAGTTCAATAGCGGTTCGTTTGAGATTAGCGCAAAAAACGCTTCGTTCAATAACGCCAACTTTAACAATAGCGCTTCTTTTAATTTCAATAATTCTAGCGCGACCACTTCGTTTGTGGGGGATTTCACTAACGCTAATTCAAATTTGCAAATCGCTGGGAACGCTGTTTTTGGGAACTCTACTAATGGCTCTCAAAATACTGCTAATTTTAATAATACCGGCTCTGTTAATATTGCAGGGAATGCAACTTTTGATAACGTGGTATTTAACAGCCCTACGAACACGAGCGTGAAAGGGCAGGTTACTCTCAATAACATCACTTTAAAAAACTTGAACGCTCCTTTGTCTTTTGGCGATGGGACGATTGCTTTTAGCGTTCATTCGGTTATCAATATTGATCAGGCTATCACAAATGGCAACCCTATCACCCTTGTAAGTTCTTCTAAAGAAATTGAATACAACGACGCTTTCAGTAAAAATCTGTGGCAGCTCATCAACTACCAAGGGCATGGGGCTAGCAGTGAAAAACTCGTCTCTAGCGCGGGTAATGGTATTTATGATGTGGTGTATTCTTTCAATAACCAAACCTACAATTTCCAAGAGGTTTTTTCACCCAACAGCATTTCTATCCGGCGTTTGGGCGTTGGCATGGTGTTTGATTATGTGGATATGGAAAAATCGGATCATTTATATTATCAAAACGCTCTCGGTTTTATGACCTACATGCCTAACAGCTATAACAATAATTTAGGGAATCCAAACAACACCATTTATTATTACGACAACAGCATTGACTTTTATGCGAGCGGGAAAACTCTATTCACTAAAGCGGAATTTTCTCAAACGTTCACCGGGCAAAACAGCGCGATCGTTTTTGGGGCTAAAAATATATGGACGAGCGTAAGCGATGCGCCGCAATCTAACACCATCATTCGCTTTGGGGACAATAAGGGGGTAGGGAGCAATGATGCGAGCGGGCATTGCTGGAATTTGCAATGCATAGGTTTTATCACAGGGCATTATGAAGCGCAAAAGATTTACATCACCGGCAGCATTGAAAGCGGGAATCGCATTTCTAGCGGTGGGGGCGCGAGCCTTAATTTTAACGGGCTTCAAGGCATTCTTTTAACGAACGCGACTTTGTATAACCGTGCCGCTGGCACGCAAAGCTCTTCTATGAATTTTATCTCTAACAGTGCGAACATTCAGGCTCAAAACTCCTATTTTATAGACGATACCGCGCAAAATAAAGGCAACCCTAATTTTAGTTTCAACGCTTTGAATCTGGATTTTTCTAACAGCTCTTTTAGAGGCTATGTGGGGCAAACGCAGTCTGTTTTTAAATTCAATGCCGTTAATGCGATCAGTTTCACTAACAGCTCTAATTTAAGCTCTGGTTTGTATCAAATGCAAGCTAAAAGCGTGTTGTTTGACAATTCCAATTTAAGCGTTTCAGTGGGGACAAGCAGCATTAAAGCCAATGCGATCAATCTTTCTCAAAACGCCTCTATCAATGCGAGCAACCATTCAACCTTGGATCTTCAAGGCGATTTGAATTTGAACGACACCAGCTCGCTCAACCTCAACCAAAGCACTATCAATGTTTCCAACAACGCCACGATCAACGATTATGCGAGCTTGATTGCGAGTAATGGCTCTCACCTTAATTTTAACGGAGCGGTTAATTTCAATTCAGCGAATATTACTACGAGTTTGAATAATTCCTCTATCGTGTTTAAGGGGGCGGTCTCTTTAGGAGGGCAGTTTAATTTAAGCAATAACTCTTCTTTAGATTTTCAAGGCTCTAGCGCTATCACCTCTAACACGGCGTTTAATTTCTATGATAACGCTTTTTCTCAAAGCCCCATTATTTTCCATCAAGCCCTTGACATTAAAGCGCCCTTGAGTTTGGGAGGCAACCTCTTAAACCCTAACAACAGTAGCGTGCTGAATTTGAAAAACAGCCAGCTTGTTTTTAGCGATCAAGGGATCTTGAATATCGCTAACATTGATTTACTAAGCGATCTGAATGGTAATAAAAATCGTGTGTATAACATCATTCAAGCGGACATGAATGGTAATTGGTATGAGCGTATCAACTTCTTTGGCATGCGCATCAATGATGGGATTTATGATGCTAAAAACCAAACTTATAGTTTCACTAACCCTCTCAATAACGCCCTAAAAATCACCGAGAGCTTTAAAAATAACCAACTGAGTGTTACGCTCTCTCAAATCCCGGGTATTAAAAACACGCTCTATAACATTGGCTCTGAAATCTTTAACTACCAAAAAGTTTATAACAACGCTAATGGCGTGTATTCTTATAGCGATGACGCACAAGGCGTGTTTTATCTCACGAGCAGCGTGAAAGGCTATTACAACCCCAACCAATCCTATCAAGCCAGTGGTAGTAATAACACCACGAAAAATAACAATCTAACCTCTGAATCTTCTATCATCTCGCAAACCTATAACGCTCAAGGCAACCCTATTAGCGCGTTACACATCTATAACAAGGGCTATAATTTCAATAATATCAAGGCGTTAGGGCAAATGGCGCTCAAACTCTACCCTGAAATTAAAAAGATTTTAGGGAATGATTTTTCTCTTTCAAGTTTGAACGATTTGAACTCTAATGTGCTAAACCAGCTTACCAAACTCATCACGCCTAGCGATTGGAAAAACATTAACGAGTTGATTGATAATGCGAATAATTCGGTCGTGCAAAATTTCAATAACGGCGCTTTGATTGTAGGAGCGACTAAAATAGGGCAAACAGACACCAATAGCGCGGTGGTTTTTGGGGGCTTGGGCTATCAAAAGCCTTGCGATTACACCGATATTGTGTGCCAAAAATTCAGAGGCACTTATTTGGGTCAGCTTTTGGAGTCCAGCTCGGCTGATTTGGGCTATATTGACACGACTTTTAACGCTAAAGAAATTTATCTTACCGGCACTTTAGGGAGCGGGAACGCATGGGGGACTGGGGGGAGTGCTAGCGTAACTTTTAACAGCCAAACTTCGCTCATTCTCAACCAAGCCAATATCGTAAGCTCGCAAACCGATGGGATTTTTAGCATGCTGGGTCAAGAGGGTATTAATAAGGTTTTCAATCAAGCCGGGCTCGCTAATATTTTGGGCGAAGTGGCGATGCAATCCATCAATAAAGCCGGGGGATTAGGGAATTTGATAGTAAATACGCTAGGGAGTAATAGCGTGATTGGGGGGTATTTAACGCCTGAGCAAAAAAATCAAACCCTAAGCCAGCTTTTGGGGCAGAATAATTTTGATAACCTCATGAACGATAGCGGTTTGAACACGGCGATTAAGGATTTGATCAGACAAAAATTAGGCTTTTGGACCGGGCTAGTGGGGGGATTAGCCGGACTAGGGGGCATTGATTTGCAAAACCCTGAAAAGCTTATAGGCAGCATGTCCATCAATGATTTATTGAGTAAAAAAGGGTTGTTCAATCAGATCACTGGCTTTATTTCCGCTAACGATATAGGGCAAGTCATAAGCGTGATGCTGCAAGATATTGTCAAGCCGAGCGAGGCTTTACAAAACGATGTAGCCGCTTTAGGCAAGCAAATGATTGGCGAATTTTTAGGCCAAGACACGCTCAATTCTTTAGAAAGCTTGTTGCAAAACCAGCAGATTAAAAGCGTTTTAGACAAAGTCCTAGCGGCTAAAGGCTTAGGGCCTATTTATGAACAAGGTTTGGGGAATTTGATCCCTAATCTTGGTAACAAGGGGCTTTTCGCTCCCTATGGCTTGAGTCAAGTGTGGCAAAAAGGGGATTTCAGTTTCAACGCGCAAGGCAATGTTTTTGTGCAAAATTCCACTTTCTCTAACGCCAATGGAGGCACGCTTTCTTTCAACGCAGGAAATTCGCTTATTTTTGCCGGAAACAACCACATCGCTTTCACTAACCATTCTGGAACGCTTAATTTGTTGTCCGATCAAGTTTCTAACATTAGCATCACCACGCTTGATGCCAGCAACGGCTTTAAGATTAATGCCGCTAATAACAATGTTTCCGTATCTCAAGGCAATCTGTTTATCAACGTCAGTTGCGCGCAACAAGGCACTCCAACGACAGCT
Protein-coding regions in this window:
- a CDS encoding vacuolating cytotoxin domain-containing protein gives rise to the protein MKQFKKKPKKIKRSHQKTILKRPLWLMPLLIGGFASGAYADGTDILGLSWGEKSQKVCVHHPWYALWSCDKWEEKTQQFTGNQLITKTWAGGNAANYYHSQNNQDITANLKNDNGTYFLSGLYNYTGGEYNGGNLNIELGSNATFNLGANSGNSFTSWYPNGHTNVTFSAGIINVNNSVEVGNRVGSGAGTHTGTATLNLNANKVNINSNINAYKTSQVNIGNANSAITINSVSLSGDTCSSLAKIGSGANCSTSGPSYSFKGTTNATNTTFSNASGSFTFEENATFSGAKWNGGVFTFNKEFNATNNTAFSSGSFTFKGTSSFNGASFSNASYTFDNQATFQNSSFNGGTFTFNNQSNPTNSAQHPQILFENSSFSGSATTLKGSVIFQQAFNNSNQQLTIQNASFDNATFNNTGKITIEKDASFNNTSFNTSVDTNNMTISGGVTLSGKNDLKNGSTLDFGSSKITLAQGATFNLTSLGSEKSVTILNSSGGITYNHLLNHALNSLTNALKTTESPSKPQSFAQGLWDMITYDGVTGQLLSENATTPKPADSSPSAPTKDSPQVYQVGYKIGDTIYKLQETFSHNSIIIQALESGTYTPPPVISGSKFDLSASNYINSDMPWYDHKYYIPKSQNFTESGTYYLPSVQIWGSYTNSFKQTFSASGSNLVIGYNATWTGNSVSSSGTVSFGDTSGSALNGHCGPWPYYQCTGTTNGVYSAYHVYITANLRSGNRIGTGGAANLVFNGVDSINIANATITQHNAGIYSSSMTFSTQNMDSSQNLNGLNANGKLSVYGATFTNQAKDGKFIFNAGQATFENTNFNGGSYQFSGDSLNFSNNNQFNSGSFEISAKNASFNNANFNNSASFNFNNSSATTSFVGDFTNANSNLQIAGNAVFGNSTNGSQNTANFNNTGSVNIAGNATFDNVVFNSPTNTSVKGQVTLNNITLKNLNAPLSFGDGTIAFSVHSVINIDQAITNGNPITLVSSSKEIEYNDAFSKNLWQLINYQGHGASSEKLVSSAGNGIYDVVYSFNNQTYNFQEVFSPNSISIRRLGVGMVFDYVDMEKSDHLYYQNALGFMTYMPNSYNNNLGNPNNTIYYYDNSIDFYASGKTLFTKAEFSQTFTGQNSAIVFGAKNIWTSVSDAPQSNTIIRFGDNKGVGSNDASGHCWNLQCIGFITGHYEAQKIYITGSIESGNRISSGGGASLNFNGLQGILLTNATLYNRAAGTQSSSMNFISNSANIQAQNSYFIDDTAQNKGNPNFSFNALNLDFSNSSFRGYVGQTQSVFKFNAVNAISFTNSSNLSSGLYQMQAKSVLFDNSNLSVSVGTSSIKANAINLSQNASINASNHSTLDLQGDLNLNDTSSLNLNQSTINVSNNATINDYASLIASNGSHLNFNGAVNFNSANITTSLNNSSIVFKGAVSLGGQFNLSNNSSLDFQGSSAITSNTAFNFYDNAFSQSPIIFHQALDIKAPLSLGGNLLNPNNSSVLNLKNSQLVFSDQGILNIANIDLLSDLNGNKNRVYNIIQADMNGNWYERINFFGMRINDGIYDAKNQTYSFTNPLNNALKITESFKNNQLSVTLSQIPGIKNTLYNIGSEIFNYQKVYNNANGVYSYSDDAQGVFYLTSSVKGYYNPNQSYQASGSNNTTKNNNLTSESSIISQTYNAQGNPISALHIYNKGYNFNNIKALGQMALKLYPEIKKILGNDFSLSSLNDLNSNVLNQLTKLITPSDWKNINELIDNANNSVVQNFNNGALIVGATKIGQTDTNSAVVFGGLGYQKPCDYTDIVCQKFRGTYLGQLLESSSADLGYIDTTFNAKEIYLTGTLGSGNAWGTGGSASVTFNSQTSLILNQANIVSSQTDGIFSMLGQEGINKVFNQAGLANILGEVAMQSINKAGGLGNLIVNTLGSNSVIGGYLTPEQKNQTLSQLLGQNNFDNLMNDSGLNTAIKDLIRQKLGFWTGLVGGLAGLGGIDLQNPEKLIGSMSINDLLSKKGLFNQITGFISANDIGQVISVMLQDIVKPSEALQNDVAALGKQMIGEFLGQDTLNSLESLLQNQQIKSVLDKVLAAKGLGPIYEQGLGNLIPNLGNKGLFAPYGLSQVWQKGDFSFNAQGNVFVQNSTFSNANGGTLSFNAGNSLIFAGNNHIAFTNHSGTLNLLSDQVSNISITTLDASNGFKINAANNNVSVSQGNLFINVSCAQQGTPTTASATNPCALSTQNNASSNNASNNAPIALNNNDESLMVTANDFNFSGNIYANGVVDFSKIKGSANVKNLYLYNNAQFQANNLTISNQAVLEKNASFVTNNLNIQGTFNNNATQKIEVLQNLVIASNASLSTGIYGLEVGGALNNFGAIHFNLENIQTPVNPLIQVGGIINLNTTQTPFINVNNSMANNTTYTLLKSGRYINYNINPDSLQSYLKLYTLININGNHIEEKNGVLTYLGQRVLLQDKGLLLSVALPNSNNASQNNILSLSVLHDQIKMSYGNKAMDFTPPTLQDYIVGIQGQSALNQIEAIGGNNAIKWLSTLMIKTKENPLFAPIYLENHSLNEILDATKDLQNTASLISNPNFRDNATNLLELASYTQQTSRLTKLSDFRAREGESDFSDRLLELKNKRFSDPNPSEVFVKHSQLSKHQNNLWVQGIGGASFISGGNGTLYGLNVGYDRLVRNMILGGYVAYGYSGFNGNIMHSLANNVDVGMYARAFLKRNEFTLSANETYGGNATSINSSNSLLSVLNQRYNYNTWTTSVNGNYGYDFMFKQKSVVLKPQVGLSYHFIGLSEMKGKMQNPAYQQFVMHSNPSNESVLTLNMGLESRKYFGKNSYYFVTARLGRDLLIKAKGDNMVRFVGENTLLYRKGEIFNTFASVITGGEMHLWRLMYVNAGVGLKMGLQYQDLNITGNVGMRVAF